The segment ACTGCTCCTTTGTCAGGCCCGCCGGCTGCTCCCAGCTGGAAATTTCCGAAGCCGTTGGCGTACAACCGTCAAATATTTCACAGCGCTTATCACAGCTGCCGGCCGACACAAACCTCCCGCTATCGTCTGCCTGAAAGTGACAGGCGAGTGACAACGGCGGCAAATCATTTGTAACGTCTCCCATTTTATGCTATTAGATTGAGAACAACACGGCGGGgtgatgtttatattttattgtgagcAACAATAATCCCTGGCCCCGCATCAATAAAAATGGACCAGATTGGAGGATTGTTCCCTCCCTGGTGACAACTCACTGTTGGGTTTCTCCCtcattttctgtcctggtgacaacccCACAAAAATGCGGTGCATTCCCCAAGCGGGGACAGTGACAGAGGGTCAGACTGATTGGTCGAGTGATTGATTTGCAATTAGATTGATCGATTACAAGGGTTATGTAGCCAAGACCGGAGAACACTGgcccctggatgatgcctgaataaagatggtgcTGTCCCTCCAAGCTGTAACAGATGCCATTGGCCCGGTCGTATTTGGCATCATGGAGCACCTTTTTCTACTGCATGGCATGGCGGCTGCCTGAGGTGATTCTGGGGATAATTTTCAGCGTTCTGTGTACGGGGCCGGCACCAGGTGACAGATGAGGTGTCGCAGCTCACATGGGGTCTCGGGCAGCAGCTGCTGCACCTGCAGATGTCATTGGTTGCCCGGCAACTGTCACGCATCTCCTCCTCCTCGTTACCTGTCTGACAATGGATCTGCCTGCCTCGGGGTAAGCCGGTCACATGACTGGAAGGGGGGGCAGCAGGAATTAGCAGCCGGTGACAGATGAGCTACACACCAAATTCCAGGTGTTCTCACAGCCAATGGCATTACGGGTCATATCCATAGCAACCACGGATTTAGCGGAGCAGTGACCTGTGGCAACACTATTTCTAATCACCAATCATTTTGCAGGATCATTGCCACCACCCCTGTGCCAGGGGTCTTTGCCCATGATAAGGAGTCTCCCCGAGTACCCCTGCTGTGCCTGTAATGGGGGGTACCCCACAGCACCCCTGCTGTGCCGTTAATAATGGGTCCCCCCAACACCCCTGCTGTGCCTATAATAAGGGGTCCCCCCACAGCACCCCTGGTGTGCCCGTAATGAGGAGTCCCCCACAGCATCCCTGCTGTGCCCGCAATTAGGGGTCCCCCACAGGCATCCCTGCTGTGCCCGTAATGAGGAGTCCCTGCTGTGCCCGTAATGAGGAGTCCCCCACAGCATCCCTGCTGTGCCCGTAATGAGGAGTCCCCCACAGCATCCCTGCTGTGCCCGTAATGAGGGGTCCCCCCCAACACCTCTGCTGTGCCCGTTATGACAGGTCCCCCCCAGTATCCCTGCTGTGCCTGTAATAAGGGGTCCCCCCCAGTATCCCTGCTGTGCCTGTAATAGGGGGTCCCCCCCAGgcacccctgctgtgcccataatgaggggtccccaccactcataccccccccccccaaccccagCTGtcactttccctttcagtctccAGACCATGTGGTCATTCGGACGGATATAATTGCAGACTGGGCGCATTTTATGCAATCGCAATTCCTGCACTGTATTGAGGGGTTCTGCTTGATCAGACGGCATTGTGTGTAATGCCCATGCCATGtaagataaactaaaaaaatatattttatgtcctATTGATGCGTTCCCTGTtcccattattcttttttttgtcctgggCAGAGAGTTGCGGCTTCTCAATGTGGCTACAACTTGTGCTCAAGCGTCTACATTTGTAGCTCCCTCCCTATTGTTCTGcacagagctgagactacaagtgtgaccacGGCCACCCATCACACACAGTGCAAGgcatcatgggacatggagttttttgtttttatagataGGAAGGGGACATtgctttgctgccctctagtggtcagtCAGAGAATCACCACAGAGACTAAAGGCATAAATTTAACCACTTTGCAACATCAAATACAAATCTATCCcctgtgttgggggggggggggggaggaggtaGGTATACTGTAAGTACTGTATGTCATGTGGTCATCCAGGGCCCCCAGGTGATACCCCGGTCCCTTGCCTTTCTATAGTGTTTCTTACAATGTCTCTCTCGTTTCAGGAATACATCTGCCCGCGATGTGACTCTGGTTTTATCGAGGAGGTGACAGAAGACTCCAGGTAGGTGACTTAACTCGGTggtatgtacacacacatacacacgtaGGTTAGAATACATCATAGGGCACTGTAGTCTCTCCGCAGAGGTCCAGCTCTTCAGAGAGACGGCAGCTTCCATGCAAAGCTTGTTCACTGCAGCTTGCAGGCTTTTCACACCATTTGttctgaaggttttttttagttGATTCCAAGTCAAAGTGTAATTGGGGTGTTAAAGGGCGATTGGAGCGGGAAAGCCCCGGGAGCTGTGTGTGGCCCGTAGAATATTCGCTGGGATCCAGGAATTTCCTTGTTTCCaattataaaagaagaaaacgCGTTCCAGCTTTCACTTCCCCCTTACTCAGAGCATTTTATGAATTCACCCCCCTGTGTTATCTGTAGGGGGGGAAGGTAGTCATATGTAGTATCACATGTTTTCctgggaggaggagggggcgCTGTTGTGTCAGCTTAGTTTTTGGAGACACAGGAAATCATCTGATCTTGCTTGAGTCCCCTCCCTATAACCCTTCTCCTGTTTTCCAGTTTCCTAGATTCCGGGGGAAGCACAATAGATGACAATGGCTCTGCACATTTCGCTGAGGTAAGCGCATTTCTCCTGACACTGCTGACAGTCTGACCTATACCATAGCGCAGTACAGACTGTCCGATATCACCTGGTGCCTTTGTAGGCGTAGCTTCCTGATAACCCTTCCCGTCATCCTGTCTCCTCCCTAAAAGGAGAATTGTGTTACCCGCAGAGAGTGAAAGGAACAGATGGCGTATAGAAACGCTCAGCAGGAACAAAGTGAATCATCTGATATTCGTGAATGTTTGATGTTTCACATCGGCcactctgattggctgattagcTGTCCAATGCTGGCATGGCGGGCAGATGCCACTAACGCTGCtcctcttgttctggtgacaacttttcACCATTTCTATCTTGTTAGCAGTGGAAAGAAGACGTGGAATCCCTCCAACAGGAGGCATTGACATCATTGACATCATTGACCTCATTGGAGGCATTGACAATAAAATCACTATACAAttgctttcacttttttctttttgttttcagctttggGACCATTTAGACCACACAATGTTCTTTCCAGACTTCCGACAATTCCTGAGCAGCAGCTCGCTGGACCAAGAGGGCCGAGACGGCGAACGGCGTCACCAGTCCCACCCAGACATAAGGGTGACGCGCCGGCCTCCCAGACAGCCCATGACGAGGTATCGATCCCGCGTCAGCTCCCGGCCAGACCGGTCCCCCGCCATTGAAGGGTAAGTGGGCTGCTGGGTCAGGATTCTTCTGTAGCTGGGAATGTTGGGTATTTATCTCAGCAGGGGGTGCTAAATTCTacggcctgatttactaaagctctccaaaaatggagaagatggactaaTATGAAGGAacctgggggattcagcaaacctgtaatggctTTCTTAAACATCGTTTATTAGTTGGCAAGGTTTGCTgggtgctggatcacccaggttctcccatgatagtctttcttctccagtgtaggagagttttagtaaatcagcccctatgtgtataaaacacaaaaagagtGCACTTTGGGTGCTACACATACTGCCCGCTATCTTACCCTCAGTGCCTctctcctacacatactgcccCCTATCTTACCCTCAGTGGTGCTTTCCTACACAAATTTGCCCCTATTATACCCTCAGTGCCcctctctcctgtacatactgcccccatCATACCCTCGGTGCCCCTCTCTATACTGACACCCAATCCCATTGCTCAAAGTATGAAGTGTTTCCCCAAAAGGAGGGGGACAACACCGCTGTGCCACTGCCCTGCCTCCTCCTGTACACCTAACTCTCCAGTGTaggagagttttagtaaatcagcccctgtgtgtataaaacacaaaaagagtGCACTTTGGGTGCTTTTGCTCCACTTAGTACTGGATTGGAAGGGGAACTCTCATGGAGATAATCCAACCATAAGACCAGGGAGCTCTCCCATGAAGGTACCAGCGCCCTCTATTGAAGTCCTTGGTCTCCTCCGCCTTTCCCCTTTTGGAGGGGTATAGCCTGGGTCCACCCCCCTTACAGAGCGATCCATCCAGTCCCTCATATTGTCAGGGGACTGGGGTCAACCTAACCTACCTGGCCAAAACCAAGCGGATCCCCATGGGTTGGCCATAACCATCCCACAAAGAGGCCCCCACAAAGGGAGTGTGACCGACCATGAGGGTGAGAAGATTTCCCTACAAAGTTAAGTTAAAAGGTGCCTGGTGCACCAGGGGGATGACACCGCATCCTAAACACTTCTAATCCCAATTGGCCAGTGTTCTCCCTAaagccttttagctgggcgcaccacccagcacttctcaacaaccacctggctgtttttgggtggttactgataagttagATCACAATacacctacagcttcttaccacccagcctaaaaacTTTCTGGGTTGAGCACGGCCCTTGGTGATTCCAGTAAGATTTGGATCTCTCTGGGTGCTTCGTCTCAGGTCCCTGGCCCCTTCGAAGAGCTGATCCATACAGAGCGATCCATCTCACATTGTTGCTCTGATGATCCTGAATACATTGctgtaaataaagttttacaaGGCCTCATTATACTGACGATTCTCATTTATTCCCTCAGCATCATCCAGCAGATCTTTGCCGGGGTCCTGGCCAACCCACCTCTACCCGGGTCACCGCATCCCTTCTCCTGGTGAGTGTCACACAGTACTGTAGCTTTAAAAGCTCCGCAGGTTGCAGTTTCGCCGTTCCGGTTGAGTAATTCTCCGAAGTGCAGCTGGCACGGGGACACACAGGTGCTACACACACAGGGGGTCCGATTACCAATCCAGGACTCTGTAATTTAATATGAAACCCTTGATTGCTGCTGCAGCATGCTGAAAGTAGAATGATAGGTGGATGGGCTCATCAGTTCGCAGCTTTTCTTTTCACTGCCCAGTCTCACCTGCCAGACAGAGCTGGGCTGTGTGACCAGACCGAGCATAGAGGGTGGGGGTAGGGGGGGTGTCATTTGCAGCAGTACAAACCGTCCCTCTGTCAGTAAACGTGGCCCTGTGTGTGTAAGTTGACGACAGCTCTGTACGGCAGCCTCGTCCTCCCCTATTTGCCCGTCGGTGGAATTGTATGGACGGTCACGTCTGTGTGGCACATGAATAACCTTTGGTTTTGTCCCAAGGAGCGGAATGCTACACTCAAACCCCGGGGACTACGCCTGGGGACAAAGCGGACTGGATTCCATCGTCACGCAGGTAACAATGTCCCAATGAGAGACAACCCACTGTTACCAGACACCAGCTGAAAGCTGTAATAAGGCTTGTGGTGGAAGTGTGCCTTTCTATTGGACCATTgtagacaaagaaaaaatctccTCCCTCCCCACAGTCACAGTAACACAGGAACAAGTGGGTGAGTGCCTAGCATTCCTCGTCCTGACATTGCCATGCCCCCAACCCTAGGGGGAGCCGTTGTAGAGGACTGATAAGCCCAAATTTCTCTCTTTACAGACCAGCAGCTTGGCTGGGCCTCACTTTTCTGAATGAATACATTCTGTGCTGGCAGTGATGACATTTGGAGAATTTCCcttatttctttgttcttttcatTGCAGATATGGGTCTGGAGTGCCCGGTGTGTAAAGACGATTACACGCTATCAGAACAAGTGCGACAGCTGCCCTGCAATCATTTCTTCCATGGAGATTGTATTGTGCCTTGGCTGGAGATGGTAAATATGCAACCTACAGCTTCATTTTACTCGCCTGACTAGAAGAAGGGTTAAATGGGCATCATATGGGTCAAAGagcaggttctctttattgccCTCCTCCCAGTCATTCATATTTGTCTGTCTTTTAAGTGAGTTTCATACATCGATCAGCCAAAATATTAAATCCACCGACCTACAGTATTGTGTTTatccaaaacagct is part of the Pyxicephalus adspersus chromosome 12, UCB_Pads_2.0, whole genome shotgun sequence genome and harbors:
- the RNF115 gene encoding LOW QUALITY PROTEIN: E3 ubiquitin-protein ligase RNF115 (The sequence of the model RefSeq protein was modified relative to this genomic sequence to represent the inferred CDS: substituted 1 base at 1 genomic stop codon), whose translation is MAEAAAVSQHRFFCHHCKGEVSPKLPEYICPRCDSGFIEEVTEDSSFLDSGGSTIDDNGSAHFAELWDHLDHTMFFPDFRQFLSSSSLDQEGRDGERRHQSHPDIRVTRRPPRQPMTRYRSRVSSRPDRSPAIEGIIQQIFAGVLANPPLPGSPHPFSWSGMLHSNPGDYAWGQSGLDSIVTQVTMSQXETTHCYQTPAESCNKACGGSVPFYWTIVDKEKISSLPTVTVTQEQVDMGLECPVCKDDYTLSEQVRQLPCNHFFHGDCIVPWLEMHDTCPVCRKSLNGEDSTRPPPSSESPDSNSYSSDGQSHDQWAY